In Finegoldia magna ATCC 53516, a genomic segment contains:
- a CDS encoding diacylglycerol/lipid kinase family protein — MNKFKKSIVMYHDNSGQQDIFEVLGKCSPNILKLSNETVFFQSEEQGDFYKKCEELKDFDLVIVVGGDGTINEVINGLYDYDMDPVIGIIPGGSFNDFSKTVNIGANPEEASENLLDAEVKEYDCILNDDKIALNFWTVGMASENAQKMQDADKSTFGVLTYIPKIFETLTQDNSFDYEMELDGETIKGNAVMVFVANGLYSGGVEVPISDISPSDGVLNVFIVEQSNIGAFKAMFGQSNSFDFNEENEGVQTFKAKEIKFISPEGLVADTDGELYQKTPSNIKVVEKRFKFLSKPFEQ, encoded by the coding sequence ATGAATAAATTCAAAAAATCAATCGTTATGTATCACGATAATTCAGGACAACAAGATATATTTGAAGTATTAGGCAAATGTAGTCCTAATATATTAAAATTATCAAATGAAACAGTGTTTTTTCAAAGCGAAGAACAAGGTGATTTCTACAAAAAATGTGAAGAATTAAAAGATTTTGATTTGGTAATCGTAGTTGGAGGCGACGGAACAATAAACGAAGTCATCAACGGATTATATGATTACGATATGGATCCTGTTATAGGAATAATTCCAGGAGGATCATTCAACGATTTCTCAAAAACTGTTAATATCGGAGCAAATCCAGAAGAAGCAAGTGAAAATTTGTTGGATGCAGAAGTCAAAGAATACGACTGTATATTAAATGACGACAAAATCGCTCTGAATTTCTGGACAGTGGGAATGGCATCAGAAAACGCGCAAAAAATGCAAGATGCCGACAAATCAACATTCGGTGTATTGACATATATTCCAAAAATTTTTGAAACATTAACACAAGACAATTCATTTGATTATGAAATGGAACTCGACGGCGAAACGATAAAAGGAAATGCCGTTATGGTATTTGTCGCTAATGGATTATACTCAGGAGGAGTTGAAGTTCCAATCTCAGACATTAGCCCAAGCGATGGAGTGTTGAATGTGTTTATAGTTGAACAATCAAACATCGGAGCATTCAAAGCAATGTTCGGACAATCAAACAGCTTTGATTTTAACGAAGAAAACGAAGGCGTTCAAACATTCAAAGCAAAAGAAATAAAGTTCATCTCTCCTGAAGGATTAGTCGCAGATACAGATGGCGAATTGTACCAAAAAACACCATCAAACATCAAAGTCGTAGAAAAAAGATTCAAATTCTTATCGAAACCATTTGAACAATAA
- a CDS encoding IS256 family transposase has product MLIEEYQPETVQDLQEALKDLLGDTMEQMLKAELDEHLDYEYGEKPLSLNTRNGSSKKTVKSSYGNIDLNIPRDREGSFEPQALKKYQKDISNIENQIISMYAKGMTTRDISTHIKEIYGFGISESMVSKITNKILPTIEEWQNRPLEKVYPFVFLDAIHYHVRENNIVVKKAVYIALGYNTEGYKEILGMWVGENESSKYWLLVLNQLKERGLEDILIVSTDNLSGFSQAIESVYPKTEIQKCIIHQIRNSTKFVSYRDIKELMKDLKTVYKASTEELALSNLDIFEEKWGKKYPMCVNSWRNNWAELSTYFKYPEGIRKLIYTTNSIENFNRQLRKVTKNKTIFPSDYALQKSLYLAMVDASSKWTSRIRGWDQILSQLSIFFEGRI; this is encoded by the coding sequence ATGTTAATTGAAGAATATCAACCAGAAACAGTACAAGATTTACAAGAAGCTTTGAAAGATCTTCTAGGAGACACAATGGAACAAATGTTAAAAGCAGAGTTAGATGAACATCTAGATTATGAATATGGTGAAAAACCACTGTCATTAAACACAAGAAATGGATCAAGTAAAAAAACAGTTAAATCATCATACGGAAACATAGACCTAAACATCCCACGAGACAGAGAAGGATCCTTTGAGCCACAAGCATTGAAAAAATATCAAAAAGACATATCAAACATAGAAAACCAAATAATATCTATGTATGCAAAAGGAATGACAACAAGAGACATATCAACACACATAAAAGAAATCTATGGATTTGGAATATCAGAATCCATGGTAAGCAAAATAACAAATAAAATACTACCAACTATTGAAGAATGGCAAAATAGACCATTAGAAAAAGTATATCCATTTGTATTTTTAGATGCAATACACTATCATGTAAGAGAAAATAACATAGTAGTAAAAAAAGCAGTATATATAGCACTAGGATACAATACAGAAGGATACAAAGAAATACTTGGAATGTGGGTAGGAGAAAATGAATCAAGTAAATACTGGCTATTGGTATTAAATCAATTAAAAGAACGAGGATTAGAAGATATATTAATAGTCTCAACAGATAATTTATCAGGATTTAGCCAAGCAATAGAAAGTGTATATCCAAAAACAGAAATTCAAAAATGCATAATTCATCAAATAAGAAATTCAACAAAATTCGTATCATATAGAGATATAAAAGAGCTAATGAAAGACTTAAAAACAGTATACAAAGCATCAACAGAAGAACTAGCACTAAGTAATCTAGATATATTTGAAGAAAAATGGGGCAAAAAATACCCAATGTGTGTAAATTCATGGAGAAATAACTGGGCTGAATTATCAACATATTTCAAATATCCAGAAGGAATAAGAAAACTAATATATACAACAAATAGCATAGAAAACTTTAATAGACAACTTAGAAAAGTAACAAAAAACAAAACAATATTTCCAAGTGACTACGCCCTACAAAAAAGCTTGTATCTAGCGATGGTAGATGCTTCAAGTAAATGGACGAGTAGAATAAGAGGATGGGATCAAATATTGTCACAACTATCAATATTTTTTGAAGGCAGAATCTAA
- a CDS encoding leucine-rich repeat protein: MNKKKIIFSLVFVFALIFGLNINSKAADDKYTAEDFEIVGDTVYGFSKSGVQKLKRNRNVVLPSKSKENVDLKKIASFAFVYNKSSAIDEYTQREGENGEVNNLDVDGNEIKKLGEDFHQLDIESVEIPEGYTYIGQDAFEENSNIKSVNLPKTITKISDYAFAHLSLKTIKLPDNLEFLGEQVFFDNQIEGKLILPKNLTNLGERSFKSNQITELEFNCEKLEIIKEQAFQDNKIKQVKLPDSVKKIEIDAFSGNSGDENYAMKVVLFSNGNVDNKDSSSIVNPTEEDKTTSVDVDSSKWDEKDFVFDKGKVLGFSGIGKLKVRENKNLVIPEKNGKYVVDEIGDDAFRNVDFENSSLNKYDLQSVKLPETVKKIGKFAFQSNYLTEFEAPEALKIIGDGAFMNNKIEMLELGENTEIIGSSAFHINKLFAIVIYPNVREIGISAFRNNDAQNVMFMGDKVEKIGEMAFCNNKISELDLSLLTKLKEISVQTFYKNSITKVTLPENLESVREEAFRYNNLKEVVFSNKIKEIRFNAFDDNKVEDNYKKVLVRIKGKTLADGNNFVVNPEEITKNKDDLKKVLGELNKLDLTALRDDTQKQFKDMKTEGEKLLKQDKLSEGAKLKYIHDTQFFVNRYKLDSLIKKGELTIKNHPQNSEILKDKLEYAKKSYNNSAVADNKLTRLTKELQNLINIVENKENMANSIMKQGHFELKTPLPIPSYHIGMNVYFDKNGKILYVLDMSYTIGKGQKDEYGNEILNVDEDNDGYHMLALETLDDYEGLNYSDILKSNVDSLGKIRKVDDRAKYHREGIFNAIKDACKDFEKENPTKPGDNPGTTPDQSGTVTTTPSVPGTTTPSTPAEQQKTTTRVAGADRIQTSVEVSKKYYNTAETVIVANYEQFADSLSASALSKALKAPILLVKKDQLDSVVAQEIKRLGAKNVVVIGGEKSVDKTKESLSKYNLQTIAGSDRYETSAKIAQEIIKLTGTKKAVIASGEVFADALTVAPLANKNNMPILLVQPNNIPKATQEVLKQIEEVIIVGGEKTISKEVENKLPNPTRIAGANRYETAKKIYEYGFKDRVEVNIANGTVPADSLVIGSIDCPILLAEANEIPEATKQAIKESKFEKVNVFGGENSINESVVKELIK; encoded by the coding sequence ATGAACAAAAAGAAGATTATTTTTTCTTTGGTTTTTGTATTTGCTTTGATTTTTGGATTAAATATTAATTCCAAAGCAGCGGATGACAAATATACAGCGGAGGATTTTGAGATTGTGGGAGATACTGTATACGGTTTTTCAAAAAGCGGAGTGCAAAAGCTAAAAAGAAATCGAAATGTAGTACTGCCATCAAAAAGCAAAGAAAATGTAGATTTGAAAAAAATAGCAAGTTTTGCTTTTGTCTACAATAAGAGCAGTGCGATTGACGAGTATACTCAAAGAGAAGGCGAAAATGGAGAGGTTAACAACTTAGATGTTGATGGAAACGAAATTAAAAAGCTTGGAGAAGATTTCCATCAATTAGACATAGAATCTGTAGAGATTCCTGAAGGATATACTTATATTGGGCAAGATGCTTTTGAAGAAAATAGTAATATTAAAAGCGTTAATTTACCAAAGACCATCACTAAAATTAGTGATTATGCATTTGCACATCTAAGTTTAAAGACTATAAAATTACCGGATAATTTGGAATTTTTGGGAGAACAAGTATTTTTTGATAACCAAATAGAAGGCAAACTTATTTTACCTAAAAATTTAACAAATTTAGGAGAAAGATCTTTTAAATCTAATCAAATTACAGAATTAGAATTTAATTGTGAAAAATTGGAAATTATAAAAGAACAAGCTTTTCAAGATAATAAAATTAAGCAAGTGAAACTTCCAGATAGTGTGAAAAAAATTGAGATTGATGCATTTAGTGGAAATTCTGGCGATGAAAACTACGCGATGAAAGTTGTGCTTTTCTCAAATGGAAATGTGGACAACAAGGATTCTTCTTCTATTGTAAACCCGACAGAAGAAGATAAGACAACTTCAGTAGATGTGGATAGTTCAAAATGGGATGAAAAAGATTTTGTATTTGATAAAGGCAAGGTTCTAGGATTTTCTGGTATCGGAAAATTAAAAGTTCGTGAAAATAAAAATCTTGTAATTCCTGAAAAGAATGGGAAATATGTTGTTGATGAAATTGGAGATGATGCTTTTCGAAATGTGGATTTTGAAAATAGTAGTTTGAATAAGTACGATTTACAAAGCGTAAAGCTTCCGGAAACTGTGAAAAAAATCGGGAAATTTGCATTTCAGTCTAATTATTTGACAGAATTTGAAGCACCTGAGGCTCTGAAAATCATTGGAGACGGAGCATTTATGAATAACAAGATCGAAATGCTTGAATTAGGCGAAAATACTGAAATAATTGGAAGTAGTGCGTTTCATATTAATAAATTATTTGCAATAGTGATTTATCCAAATGTTAGAGAAATTGGAATTTCAGCTTTTAGAAATAACGATGCACAAAATGTAATGTTTATGGGCGATAAAGTTGAAAAAATAGGAGAAATGGCTTTTTGTAATAACAAAATATCTGAGTTAGATTTGAGTTTATTAACAAAATTAAAAGAAATATCTGTTCAAACTTTTTACAAAAATAGCATTACAAAGGTTACATTGCCAGAAAATTTAGAAAGTGTAAGAGAAGAAGCGTTCAGATACAATAATTTAAAAGAGGTTGTTTTTTCAAATAAAATCAAAGAAATAAGATTTAATGCGTTTGACGATAACAAAGTTGAAGATAACTACAAAAAAGTTTTAGTTAGAATTAAAGGAAAAACGTTAGCTGATGGAAATAATTTTGTTGTTAATCCTGAAGAAATTACGAAAAACAAAGATGATTTGAAAAAAGTTTTGGGTGAATTAAATAAGTTAGATTTAACCGCACTTAGAGATGATACTCAAAAGCAATTCAAAGATATGAAGACTGAAGGCGAAAAACTGTTAAAGCAAGACAAATTATCTGAGGGTGCGAAGCTAAAATACATCCATGATACTCAATTTTTCGTAAATAGATATAAGTTAGACTCATTAATTAAAAAAGGAGAACTAACTATTAAAAATCATCCACAAAATTCTGAGATTTTGAAAGATAAACTTGAATATGCTAAAAAATCTTATAATAATTCGGCTGTAGCGGACAATAAATTAACTCGTTTAACAAAAGAATTACAAAATCTTATTAATATTGTCGAAAACAAAGAAAATATGGCAAATTCAATTATGAAGCAAGGTCATTTTGAACTTAAAACGCCACTTCCGATTCCATCTTATCATATTGGAATGAATGTGTATTTTGACAAAAACGGCAAAATCTTGTATGTGTTAGACATGTCTTACACTATTGGAAAAGGACAAAAAGACGAATACGGAAATGAGATTTTGAATGTTGATGAAGATAATGATGGTTATCATATGTTGGCTTTGGAGACTTTGGATGATTATGAAGGGCTAAATTACTCAGATATTTTGAAATCAAATGTAGATAGTCTTGGAAAAATCAGAAAAGTTGATGATAGAGCAAAATACCATAGGGAAGGAATTTTCAATGCAATAAAAGATGCTTGCAAAGATTTTGAAAAGGAAAATCCTACAAAACCAGGTGATAACCCAGGAACAACACCAGATCAATCTGGTACAGTAACAACAACTCCAAGCGTACCTGGAACAACAACTCCAAGCACACCAGCTGAACAACAAAAAACTACAACAAGAGTAGCAGGAGCTGACAGAATTCAAACATCAGTAGAAGTATCCAAGAAATACTACAACACAGCTGAAACAGTAATCGTAGCAAACTACGAACAATTCGCAGACAGCTTATCAGCATCAGCATTATCAAAAGCATTAAAAGCACCAATCTTGCTAGTTAAAAAAGATCAATTAGATTCAGTAGTAGCACAAGAAATCAAGAGATTAGGAGCTAAAAATGTAGTTGTAATAGGTGGAGAAAAATCAGTAGATAAGACAAAAGAAAGCCTATCTAAATACAACCTACAAACAATAGCTGGATCTGACAGATACGAAACAAGTGCAAAGATTGCACAAGAAATAATCAAGCTAACAGGAACTAAAAAAGCTGTAATAGCAAGCGGAGAAGTATTCGCAGACGCATTAACAGTAGCGCCACTAGCTAACAAAAACAACATGCCAATACTACTTGTACAACCAAACAACATACCAAAAGCAACACAAGAAGTATTGAAACAAATTGAAGAAGTAATAATTGTAGGTGGAGAAAAGACAATCTCCAAAGAAGTAGAAAACAAACTTCCAAACCCTACAAGAATAGCAGGAGCAAACCGTTACGAAACAGCAAAGAAAATCTACGAATATGGCTTCAAAGATAGAGTAGAAGTTAACATCGCAAACGGAACAGTTCCAGCAGACAGCTTAGTAATAGGCTCAATTGATTGCCCAATATTATTAGCAGAAGCAAATGAAATTCCAGAAGCTACAAAACAGGCTATCAAAGAATCAAAATTTGAAAAAGTTAATGTATTTGGTGGAGAAAACTCAATAAATGAATCAGTGGTAAAAGAATTGATTAAGTAA
- a CDS encoding glycosyltransferase family 4 protein, producing MKILHVIAQLPKQTGSGVYFTNVIQFMQQNHENAAIFGIQDNIQLNLDDTIKKYPVEFKSEKLNFPIVGMSDEMPYDSTKYSDMTHDMIEDWTNEFTKQLKKAKKEFNPDVIVSHHCWMLSSLVLDIFDETPVLLLNHGTDIRQTNLNPELFMTCVDNLNRAQKVLALSKKDVEPISDIFGIDKEKIVVTGGGYNSDIFYRRKEDPQNDRIRLLFAGKLSHAKGVYELCKAFKKLEEKYDNLELTLVGDVDIETKVELWDNTGNSLHFDLHNTSCQKKLSNKMRESDIYILPSYYEGLGLIAIEALGCGMRVVVTEIEGLIETLGDEINNSTAIEFVEMPRLKSIDEPYDSEIEPFVDRLAKGIEQQIIRIQNKEPIPEKIHELVLKHSWDHIMLEIENELMEIANLQ from the coding sequence ATGAAAATATTACACGTAATCGCACAACTTCCGAAACAAACAGGAAGCGGCGTTTATTTTACAAACGTAATTCAATTTATGCAACAAAACCATGAAAATGCTGCTATATTTGGAATACAAGATAATATACAATTAAATTTGGATGATACAATCAAAAAATATCCAGTCGAATTTAAAAGCGAAAAGTTGAACTTCCCAATAGTTGGAATGAGCGATGAAATGCCCTACGATTCCACAAAATACAGCGATATGACACACGATATGATTGAAGATTGGACAAATGAATTCACAAAACAATTGAAAAAAGCAAAGAAAGAATTCAATCCAGACGTCATCGTATCTCATCATTGTTGGATGCTAAGCAGTCTCGTGTTAGATATTTTCGATGAAACTCCCGTTTTATTACTAAATCATGGAACCGACATCAGACAAACAAACCTCAACCCAGAATTGTTTATGACTTGTGTGGATAATCTAAACCGTGCACAAAAAGTCCTAGCACTAAGCAAAAAAGACGTAGAACCAATCTCGGATATATTTGGAATCGACAAAGAAAAAATCGTTGTAACGGGTGGAGGCTATAACAGCGACATATTTTACAGAAGAAAAGAAGACCCACAAAACGACAGAATAAGGCTTTTGTTTGCAGGGAAATTATCACACGCAAAAGGAGTGTACGAACTTTGCAAAGCCTTCAAAAAACTAGAAGAAAAATACGATAATTTGGAATTAACACTAGTAGGAGATGTCGACATAGAAACAAAAGTTGAGTTGTGGGACAACACAGGCAATTCACTTCACTTCGATTTGCACAACACATCTTGTCAGAAAAAACTCTCCAATAAAATGAGAGAATCGGACATCTACATTCTGCCAAGCTACTATGAAGGATTGGGACTCATTGCAATCGAAGCGTTGGGTTGTGGAATGAGAGTCGTTGTAACAGAAATAGAAGGACTAATCGAAACATTAGGCGATGAAATAAACAACAGTACAGCCATTGAATTTGTCGAAATGCCACGACTCAAATCAATTGATGAACCTTATGATTCAGAAATCGAACCATTTGTTGATAGATTAGCAAAAGGAATTGAACAACAAATAATCAGAATACAAAACAAAGAACCAATACCAGAAAAAATTCACGAATTAGTATTAAAACATTCTTGGGATCACATAATGCTTGAAATTGAGAATGAGTTAATGGAGATTGCAAATTTACAATAG
- a CDS encoding MATE family efflux transporter, translated as MWKFSVPATIGMLVQALYNVIDRIFLGAGVNQMSIGGVYLIFPIFLFLMAFGMLIGVGGNSLSSIKFGEGKKKESEIILGTSMFLSIIFGILISAIFLLNLKWFLKIFGASDTLMPYAYEYGKIILYGAPFQMVGFAMNNFIRGEGNPRAAMVTMFIGAISNIILDYVFIFPMKMGVQGAAWATIIGQILSCIWVVRYFLSDRALLRLKKETFKLDLHYCKQIFALGSAPFAMQLVASGINIIFNNFLKIYGGDLATSSMSVIYSVSQIAFMPIFGINQGIQPILGFNFGAHKYRRVQHTLRIAIVAGTVYMVLNWAFTMLRPDLLVKIFISRPEDYAVIKDIAIPGLRIYNSMIFMLGYSIIGSSLFQAIGKPKIGFILTMTRQLIYLLPLMLIFPKLFGLTGVWSAMPVSDVLSTITTTYFLVKSGFLVKTIHNDDEFVLGI; from the coding sequence ATCTGGAAGTTTTCAGTTCCAGCTACTATAGGAATGTTGGTTCAAGCTTTGTATAATGTTATAGATAGAATCTTCCTAGGTGCCGGTGTAAATCAAATGTCAATTGGTGGCGTTTATTTGATTTTCCCGATTTTTTTATTTTTGATGGCATTCGGAATGTTGATTGGTGTGGGTGGCAATTCCCTTTCTTCAATCAAATTCGGTGAAGGTAAGAAAAAAGAATCAGAAATCATTCTTGGCACATCTATGTTTTTATCTATTATTTTCGGGATTTTGATATCAGCGATTTTTCTTTTAAATTTAAAATGGTTTTTGAAAATTTTCGGCGCGAGTGACACTTTGATGCCTTACGCTTATGAATATGGAAAAATTATTTTGTATGGTGCACCTTTTCAAATGGTTGGTTTTGCAATGAACAACTTCATCCGTGGCGAAGGAAATCCTAGGGCTGCGATGGTGACGATGTTCATCGGTGCAATCAGCAATATTATTTTGGATTATGTGTTCATTTTTCCTATGAAAATGGGAGTACAAGGCGCTGCTTGGGCGACTATTATCGGTCAAATTTTGTCTTGTATTTGGGTTGTGAGATATTTTCTTTCAGACCGTGCACTGTTGAGACTTAAAAAGGAAACATTCAAGCTTGATTTGCACTACTGCAAGCAAATTTTTGCACTGGGTTCTGCTCCATTCGCAATGCAACTTGTAGCTAGTGGTATTAATATTATTTTCAACAATTTCCTTAAAATTTACGGTGGCGACTTGGCGACATCATCAATGAGTGTTATCTATAGTGTTTCACAAATTGCATTCATGCCGATTTTTGGTATCAACCAAGGTATCCAACCAATTTTAGGATTTAATTTCGGAGCACACAAATACAGACGTGTTCAACACACTTTGAGAATTGCTATTGTAGCTGGAACTGTGTATATGGTTTTGAACTGGGCATTCACTATGCTTAGACCAGATTTGTTGGTTAAGATTTTCATTTCAAGACCTGAAGATTACGCAGTCATCAAAGACATCGCAATTCCTGGACTTAGAATATACAATTCGATGATTTTCATGCTTGGATATTCCATAATTGGATCGTCATTATTCCAAGCAATCGGCAAACCAAAAATTGGTTTCATATTGACAATGACAAGACAACTTATTTATTTGTTACCGTTGATGTTGATTTTCCCAAAACTTTTCGGACTTACAGGCGTATGGTCTGCAATGCCAGTGTCTGATGTTTTGTCGACAATCACTACGACGTATTTCTTGGTTAAATCAGGATTTTTGGTTAAAACAATTCACAACGACGACGAATTTGTTCTCGGAATTTAA
- a CDS encoding metallopeptidase TldD-related protein, translating to MERLINILKQNEKITDWIVVNTVSKSNEVFLIKDKVDMNRSCVTNETSVRVFVDFEENGDKFKGDSTVVLNLSDSDDEIKEKIDRTAFAAKFVKNKYYELPEKEEGYATLKDIKVCEDLTDNFKKVHDVIYKDYGYQSKVNSCEIFAVENHKHVVTSKGVDVEYPSNKFTFEIVTDCNVGDEPVEIFNGYDLTSIDYSKIEEIVDKQLLETEKRSSAVRNEKMENMRVILSNEAVEEFLYYYYDQARDAMIYQQISSAKLGERFFGDNPKVNFNMKINPTLETSINKRPVDSEGKKLVQYDLYKNGVVENLVTNAKYSYYLNVKNMGQSPVFEVSGGDISVEELKSQDYIEVLAFSSFLMDSATGDFGGEFRLARLVKDGVESFITGGSISLNVKEVQDSMIFSKELKSRKNSLAPAVIAFDNVTIAGK from the coding sequence ATGGAAAGATTAATAAATATATTAAAACAAAACGAAAAAATTACCGACTGGATAGTTGTCAACACTGTGTCCAAATCTAACGAAGTATTTTTGATAAAAGACAAAGTAGACATGAACAGAAGTTGCGTGACTAATGAAACATCTGTAAGAGTGTTCGTGGATTTTGAAGAAAATGGCGACAAATTCAAAGGTGACAGCACAGTTGTGTTGAACTTAAGTGACAGTGACGATGAAATCAAAGAAAAAATCGACAGAACTGCTTTTGCAGCGAAATTTGTCAAGAACAAATACTACGAACTTCCAGAAAAAGAAGAAGGCTATGCTACATTAAAAGACATCAAAGTATGCGAAGATTTGACAGACAATTTCAAAAAAGTTCACGATGTTATCTACAAAGATTACGGCTACCAATCTAAAGTAAATTCCTGCGAAATTTTCGCAGTGGAAAACCACAAGCACGTCGTTACATCAAAGGGTGTGGATGTGGAATATCCTTCCAACAAATTTACATTTGAAATCGTAACTGATTGTAACGTTGGAGATGAACCTGTCGAAATATTCAACGGATATGATTTGACAAGTATCGATTATTCGAAAATCGAAGAAATCGTCGACAAACAACTTTTGGAAACTGAAAAAAGATCCAGCGCCGTTAGAAATGAAAAAATGGAAAATATGAGAGTGATTTTATCAAACGAAGCTGTTGAAGAATTCTTGTATTACTATTACGACCAAGCAAGAGATGCCATGATTTATCAACAAATCAGCTCTGCAAAATTAGGCGAGAGATTTTTCGGAGATAATCCAAAAGTAAACTTCAACATGAAAATCAATCCAACATTGGAGACATCAATCAACAAAAGACCTGTCGATTCAGAAGGTAAAAAACTTGTACAATATGATTTGTACAAAAATGGTGTCGTAGAAAATTTGGTTACTAATGCAAAGTATAGTTATTATTTGAACGTAAAAAATATGGGACAATCACCAGTTTTCGAAGTAAGTGGTGGAGATATTTCTGTCGAAGAATTGAAATCACAAGATTACATTGAAGTGTTGGCGTTCTCGTCATTCTTGATGGACAGCGCTACGGGAGATTTCGGTGGAGAATTCAGACTTGCAAGACTTGTAAAAGATGGCGTGGAATCATTCATAACAGGTGGTTCAATTTCATTAAATGTAAAAGAAGTTCAAGATTCTATGATTTTCTCAAAAGAATTGAAATCACGTAAGAACAGCTTAGCACCAGCAGTTATTGCGTTTGATAATGTAACTATTGCAGGAAAATAA
- a CDS encoding TldD/PmbA family protein — MKKLTTSKFLLDNKSKLQEIIKNLETDFKYVSILGCDVDGASYSVTTSAISLNPSPDYQRGFVIRVYTDLGFSEYSFNEVDVDKVCENVRKIALEDRKKIVEGLDRVTYDRLPNDDEITKEKITEVENLPEEDNPEKIITTLQKIHDEVKVKYEKIVQLSLRLNITQVNKIFLSKNKDLYQSYAYSTGFAMAAATDGKNTKLDFISNSGLCGSELISEFEKAAEDACRRTEELLTADRVVPGEYDIICDPDFTGLIAHEAFGHGAEMDMYVKERAKGKEYQDKRVASDKIIMHDGATAFDEVSSYLFDDEGNLGRDTVIIDKGILRHGMCDELSAILLGQESTGNGKRESFKRKAYTRMTNTFFEEGEDSVEDMIKSVDKGYLLEGFSSGMEDPKNWGIQCVAMKGREIIDGKLTGKIVSPVYLTGYVPDLLQSITQVSNGLVLSGGGYCGKGWKEWVKTSTGGSYIKAKGILS, encoded by the coding sequence ATGAAAAAACTAACTACATCAAAATTTTTATTAGATAATAAATCTAAATTACAAGAAATTATAAAAAATTTGGAAACTGATTTCAAATACGTTTCTATTTTAGGTTGCGATGTTGATGGTGCAAGTTATTCTGTGACGACATCTGCAATTTCATTGAATCCTTCTCCTGATTACCAACGTGGATTTGTAATCAGAGTGTACACTGATTTGGGATTTAGTGAGTATTCATTTAACGAAGTAGACGTTGACAAAGTATGCGAAAATGTCCGTAAAATTGCACTTGAAGATCGTAAAAAAATCGTCGAAGGCTTGGACAGAGTAACATACGACAGACTTCCAAATGACGACGAAATCACAAAAGAAAAAATCACTGAAGTTGAAAACTTGCCGGAAGAAGATAATCCTGAAAAAATCATCACTACTTTGCAAAAAATTCACGACGAAGTTAAAGTGAAATACGAAAAGATCGTTCAACTTTCTTTGAGATTGAATATTACGCAAGTTAATAAAATTTTCTTATCGAAGAATAAAGATTTGTACCAATCTTACGCTTATTCAACTGGATTTGCAATGGCAGCAGCAACTGATGGGAAAAATACAAAATTAGATTTCATTTCTAATTCTGGATTGTGTGGAAGTGAATTGATTTCTGAATTCGAAAAAGCGGCAGAAGATGCTTGTAGAAGAACTGAAGAATTACTTACAGCAGACAGAGTTGTTCCTGGAGAATACGATATAATTTGCGACCCTGATTTTACAGGATTAATCGCTCACGAAGCTTTCGGTCACGGAGCTGAAATGGATATGTATGTAAAAGAACGTGCAAAAGGAAAAGAATACCAAGATAAGAGAGTTGCAAGTGACAAGATAATTATGCACGACGGTGCGACAGCTTTCGATGAAGTGTCGAGCTATTTGTTCGATGACGAGGGTAACTTGGGAAGAGATACTGTGATTATCGACAAGGGAATTTTGCGCCACGGAATGTGCGACGAATTGTCTGCGATTTTGTTGGGACAAGAATCCACAGGAAATGGCAAGAGAGAATCTTTCAAGAGAAAAGCATACACTCGTATGACTAACACTTTCTTTGAAGAAGGCGAAGATTCTGTTGAAGATATGATTAAATCCGTTGACAAAGGATATTTGTTGGAAGGTTTCTCATCTGGAATGGAAGATCCAAAAAACTGGGGAATTCAATGCGTTGCAATGAAAGGTCGTGAAATCATAGACGGAAAATTAACAGGCAAAATCGTAAGCCCTGTTTATTTGACAGGATATGTGCCTGATTTGTTGCAATCAATCACACAAGTTTCCAACGGACTTGTGCTTTCTGGCGGCGGATATTGCGGAAAAGGCTGGAAAGAATGGGTTAAGACATCAACTGGTGGATCATACATTAAGGCAAAGGGGATTTTAAGTTAA